One Mercenaria mercenaria strain notata chromosome 12, MADL_Memer_1, whole genome shotgun sequence DNA segment encodes these proteins:
- the LOC123534518 gene encoding F-box only protein 21-like: protein METSSENQLLETGATLLAQWCQPTENFTENDISDKLDSLASEVRNNLQTTWPQHPVLKATIDVKNVNSDLWSCDQCKMVLDAINRVLFNKHHFQGNKSRYYDINNSYINQVLTLETGIPITLSIVYSAIARRLGIVCEPVNSPSHFLLRWKQDLTNTEEHMYTYIDVFNGGKFLSYGQLPVALNVPESLLNLNSMRITSPVQVLERMIRNLIAIGREQDRMGDNLLCLRNALEFSVLISPDDFEMRLLLVRVNLHLNINLPDVINNLQLIADEDQNRMGLVAYLMNAAQTQMEDSKENKNKKKIKTKTRKKPKDALYSVGLIMKHRRYDYDCVIYGWDSKCEATQEWILQMGVNRLPHKDKQPFYNVLVADGTNRYAAEESLDFNSECCRITHPEIGKYFTSYETTHYIPNNEKTSEYPQDIEMTARLVHEHYHS, encoded by the exons GTGCTACACTTCTTGCCCAGTGGTGTCAGCCTACAGAGAATTTCACAGAGAATGATATCAGTGACAAGTTGGATAGCCTGGCATCTGAAGTAAGAAACAATCTACAGACAACCTGGCCGCAGCATCCAGTCCTCAAGGCTACTATAGATGTGAAAA ATGTAAACTCGGACCTGTGGAGCTGTGACCAATGTAAAATGGTTCTAGATGCTATAAACAGagttttgtttaataaacacCACTTCCAGGGCAACAAATCAAGATATTATGATATTAACAACTCGTACATTAATCAG GTGTTAACATTGGAGACTGGTATACCAATCACATTGTCGATAGTTTATTCAGCAATAGCCAGAAGATTAGGTATTGTTTGTGAACCAGTCAACTCACCTTCACACTTCCTGCTCAGATGGAAACAAGATCTCAC GAACACTGAAGagcacatgtatacatatatagatgTGTTCAATGGTGGAAAGTTTCTCAGCTATGGACAGTTACCTGTGGCGCTCAATGTTCCAGAGAGTTTATTAAACCTTAACAGTATGAGGATAACCAGTCCTGTACAG GTGTTAGAAAGAATGATCAGGAATCTAATTGCTATTGGACGAGAGCAGGACAGAATGGGAGATAACTTACTGTGTTTACGAAATGCCCTAGAGTTCTCTGTCTTGATATCACCAGATGATTTTGAAATGCGACTGCTGCTAGTTAGAGTGAACTTACACCTGAACATTAACCTTCCTGAT GTGATCAACAATCTACAGTTGATAGCAGATGAAGATCAGAACAGGATGGGTCTTGTTGCTTACCTCATGAATGCTGCACAAACACAGATGGAGGACAGTAAAGAAAACAAGAACAAGAAGAAG ATTAAGACTAAAACTAGAAAGAAACCAAAAGATGCACTTTATTCAGTAGGCCTTATTATGAAACACAGAAG GTATGACTATGATTGTGTGATATATGGATGGGACTCTAAATGTGAGGCAACTCAGGAGTGGATATTACAGATGGGAGTAAACCGTCTACCTCACAAAGACAAACAGCCCTTCTATAATGTCCTTGTTGCTGATGGTACCAACAGATATGCTGCAGAAG aaAGCTTAGATTTTAATTCAGAATGTTGTCGGATCACTCATCCAGAAATTGGAAAGTATTTCACATCTTACGAAACAACTCATTATATTCCAAACAATGAAAAGACATCAGAATACCCACAAGACATTGAAATGACAGCAAGATTAGTGCATGAACATTATCATTCTTGA